Proteins encoded in a region of the Paenibacillus wynnii genome:
- a CDS encoding sugar transferase, with translation MKRIFDLIVTIPVFLVFLPVITITALLVRIKLGSPVLFKQSRPGLQGKSFYVFKFRTMTDESDSTGQLLSDHLRLTTFGKFLRKYSLDELPQLWNVLKGDISLVGPRPLLVDYLPLYSQEQARRHEVKPGITGWAQVNGRNTISWEEKFKLDIWYVDHYSFILDLKILWLTLLKVVKTEGINSADHATMPMFQGAAKNEEGSRG, from the coding sequence ATGAAGCGAATATTTGATCTCATAGTTACCATTCCCGTATTTCTTGTGTTTCTGCCGGTGATCACCATTACGGCTCTTCTCGTTCGCATCAAGCTAGGATCACCGGTCCTTTTTAAGCAAAGCCGACCGGGTCTGCAGGGGAAGTCCTTTTACGTATTTAAGTTCCGGACGATGACAGATGAGTCGGATTCCACGGGTCAGTTGTTGTCTGATCATCTCCGCTTAACCACTTTCGGAAAGTTTCTGAGAAAATATAGTCTGGATGAGCTTCCGCAACTATGGAATGTGCTCAAAGGTGATATCAGTCTGGTGGGCCCTAGGCCGTTGTTAGTGGACTATCTGCCGCTGTATTCACAGGAGCAGGCCAGAAGACATGAGGTTAAACCCGGAATTACTGGCTGGGCTCAGGTTAACGGCCGCAACACGATCTCCTGGGAGGAAAAGTTCAAACTGGATATCTGGTATGTGGACCACTACAGCTTCATTCTGGATCTCAAAATATTATGGCTTACGCTGCTTAAGGTGGTTAAGACTGAGGGTATTAATAGTGCGGATCATGCTACCATGCCGATGTTCCAAGGAGCTGCTAAAAATGAAGAGGGAAGTAGAGGGTGA